The following are from one region of the Halopiger xanaduensis SH-6 genome:
- a CDS encoding helicase HerA domain-containing protein codes for MDTPDEQITVGTDGETLPTVDVLTGRAFITGKSGSGKSNTASVVLEELLEAGYPTLIVDTDGEYYGLKEQYELLHVGADEQCDLRVGPEHAEKLATLALEENVPLILDVSGFLDEDDANDLIRETARHLFAKEKRLKKPFLLVVEEIHEYIPEGGGLDETGQMLIKIGKRGRKHGLGICGISQRPADVKKDFITQANWVVWHRLTWDNDTKVVGRVLGSDYKDAVADLDDGEAFVQTDWGDGVDRVQFKRKRTFDAGATPGLEDFDRPELKSIDEDLVSELEAISDREQRRQDRVAELEQRLEDREQRIDELEQELENARDMSDMAEQFTQAMLQQGGGNGDDAPTEKVNELVAEKNRLERELSEREDRIDALESEVESLRSELADRPTVDDLETAREATERLADAFGLETGDDGDKWRRKYEAAQDRIAELEDQTAVDMPDDYEAFVDDDYVQEAIEEAKDEGSPKYTCAVVAGILRRGGPTTRQEIARDIDIQSDSNIEKGIKPLANRGIVTTDGSGPDKEVDFDLENVREIHERQARKERTEELMDRF; via the coding sequence ATGGACACGCCCGACGAACAGATCACCGTCGGCACCGACGGCGAGACACTCCCGACGGTCGACGTACTCACCGGCCGGGCGTTTATCACCGGCAAGTCCGGCAGCGGCAAATCCAACACCGCGAGCGTCGTGCTCGAGGAACTGCTCGAGGCCGGCTACCCGACGCTGATCGTTGACACCGACGGCGAGTACTACGGCCTCAAGGAACAGTACGAACTACTCCATGTCGGCGCCGACGAACAGTGCGATCTTCGCGTCGGCCCCGAGCACGCCGAAAAACTCGCGACGCTGGCACTCGAGGAGAACGTCCCGCTGATTCTGGACGTCTCCGGATTCCTCGATGAAGACGACGCGAACGACCTCATCCGCGAAACGGCTCGGCACCTGTTCGCGAAAGAGAAGCGCCTGAAAAAGCCGTTCCTGCTCGTGGTCGAAGAAATCCACGAGTACATCCCCGAAGGCGGCGGGCTCGACGAGACGGGCCAGATGCTCATCAAGATCGGCAAACGCGGGCGCAAACACGGCCTCGGCATCTGTGGGATCAGCCAGCGCCCCGCCGACGTCAAGAAGGATTTCATCACGCAGGCGAACTGGGTGGTCTGGCACCGGCTGACGTGGGATAACGATACGAAAGTGGTCGGCCGCGTGCTCGGATCGGACTACAAGGACGCCGTCGCGGACCTCGATGACGGCGAGGCGTTCGTCCAAACCGACTGGGGCGACGGCGTCGATCGCGTCCAATTCAAACGCAAGCGCACATTCGACGCAGGCGCGACACCAGGACTCGAGGACTTCGACCGCCCGGAACTCAAGTCGATCGACGAGGACCTCGTGTCGGAACTCGAGGCAATCAGCGATCGCGAACAGCGCCGGCAGGATCGGGTTGCCGAGTTGGAACAGCGACTCGAGGACCGCGAACAACGAATCGACGAACTCGAGCAGGAACTCGAGAACGCCCGCGACATGAGCGACATGGCCGAACAGTTCACGCAGGCCATGCTCCAACAGGGCGGCGGAAACGGCGACGACGCGCCGACCGAGAAGGTGAACGAACTCGTCGCCGAAAAGAATCGCCTCGAGCGCGAGCTGTCCGAGCGCGAAGACCGGATCGACGCCCTCGAAAGCGAGGTCGAATCCCTCCGTTCGGAACTGGCCGACCGACCCACTGTCGACGACCTCGAGACCGCCCGCGAAGCGACCGAACGGCTTGCCGACGCGTTTGGCCTCGAGACGGGCGACGACGGCGACAAGTGGCGGCGCAAGTACGAGGCCGCACAGGACCGGATCGCCGAACTCGAGGACCAGACGGCCGTCGACATGCCCGACGACTACGAGGCGTTCGTCGACGACGATTACGTGCAAGAGGCGATCGAGGAGGCCAAAGACGAGGGCTCGCCGAAGTACACTTGCGCGGTCGTCGCGGGCATCCTCCGGCGTGGCGGGCCGACGACACGACAGGAAATCGCGCGCGATATCGATATCCAGTCGGATTCAAACATCGAGAAGGGCATCAAGCCACTCGCCAACCGGGGAATCGTGACGACCGATGGCAGCGGGCCGGACAAAGAGGTTGATTTCGACCTCGAGAACGTCCGCGAGATTCACGAGCGACAGGCCCGCAAAGAGCGGACCGAGGAATTGATGGATCGGTTCTGA
- a CDS encoding helix-turn-helix transcriptional regulator, giving the protein MAQADMTPRQTAPELTAFQRDLLFVIASVGPAKGTTVKGTLEDYYEGEINHGRLYPNLDTLVDSGLITKGQRDKRTNEYDLTARGESVLANRRAWESERLEGVSA; this is encoded by the coding sequence ATGGCGCAGGCTGATATGACGCCACGACAGACGGCCCCAGAACTGACCGCATTCCAGCGCGATTTGCTGTTCGTCATCGCGTCCGTTGGGCCGGCGAAAGGCACGACAGTCAAGGGAACGCTCGAAGACTACTACGAGGGTGAGATCAACCACGGGCGACTGTATCCGAATCTCGACACGTTGGTCGACAGTGGACTCATTACGAAAGGCCAGCGCGACAAGCGCACGAACGAATACGATCTGACGGCGAGAGGCGAATCGGTGCTTGCGAATCGTCGCGCGTGGGAATCCGAGCGGCTCGAGGGGGTGAGCGCGTAA
- a CDS encoding ParA family protein, with protein sequence MSEIKRLATYVQKGGVGKTTSSAHFAVSAAQDHDLDVVLIDLAGTQNDLATHFGLEDEVEDLDAAISAVFGDKWDFIRENIDNVVDRMVFETGEGPDLIPADPGLSGANNNLANVPLDERFQALDDFVSKDLAPRYDLVVMDLPGNENNIVLNGLFAAQHTLAPLSPGQFELNQLKNLEEDLIEITETHDDVNPELTMVVPTTINRGEPEHLAFADEVEDTYPEIVGPRIQKTADIGREQGNGRTVFALEDDELLKTGVRARDAYRELTDDLLPQLEAR encoded by the coding sequence ATGAGTGAAATCAAACGCCTCGCGACCTACGTCCAGAAGGGCGGCGTCGGCAAGACGACCTCGAGCGCGCACTTCGCGGTCAGCGCCGCACAGGACCACGACCTTGACGTCGTGCTGATCGATCTGGCGGGCACACAGAACGACCTCGCGACGCACTTCGGGCTCGAGGACGAAGTCGAAGACTTGGACGCCGCGATCTCGGCGGTCTTCGGGGACAAGTGGGATTTCATCCGCGAGAATATCGACAACGTCGTCGATCGGATGGTCTTCGAAACCGGCGAAGGGCCGGACCTGATCCCGGCCGATCCCGGCCTCAGTGGCGCGAACAACAACCTCGCGAACGTCCCGCTCGACGAGCGGTTCCAGGCGCTGGACGATTTCGTGAGCAAGGATCTGGCGCCCCGCTACGACCTCGTCGTGATGGACCTGCCGGGCAACGAGAACAACATCGTGCTGAACGGGCTGTTCGCTGCCCAACACACACTCGCACCGCTTAGTCCCGGCCAGTTCGAACTGAACCAGCTCAAGAATCTCGAGGAGGACCTCATCGAAATCACGGAGACCCACGACGACGTCAACCCGGAACTGACGATGGTCGTTCCGACGACGATCAACCGCGGCGAGCCCGAACACCTCGCCTTTGCCGATGAGGTCGAAGACACCTATCCCGAGATCGTCGGCCCGCGCATCCAGAAGACGGCAGATATCGGTCGCGAACAGGGCAACGGCCGAACGGTCTTTGCACTCGAGGATGACGAACTCCTCAAGACGGGCGTGCGTGCTCGCGACGCGTATCGTGAGCTCACCGACGACCTACTCCCGCAACTCGAGGCACGATAA